AAGGTGGTTTTGGCCTGAAGAGAAGAGTAAGGAGTATTGGATTAAGAGAAGGAAAAAATTTAAGGGTAATAGCATCTCATCCCTTTAGTACAGTTGTTGGGGTAGATGGAAGGGAAATAGGATTTTCAAGTTAAAACTTTTTTACTAATGCTTG
This window of the Thermoplasmatales archaeon genome carries:
- a CDS encoding ferrous iron transport protein A produces the protein MPLVDLEPEKEGIIACIEGGFGLKRRVRSIGLREGKNLRVIASHPFSTVVGVDGREIGFSS